From a region of the Mycobacterium sp. SMC-8 genome:
- a CDS encoding enoyl-CoA hydratase/isomerase family protein, giving the protein MNDPVELAGGIRVAVGTPSDEATFTLTEDDVDDRRAVTVASVRDALAELEQRCGRWPVAAAVCDDVLRAFDAAGATFTGVVTESLAYSTLQSGPEFARWLAERGPAQVPRTPDPVVAQRDGNLLTIRFNRPQRHNAFSTDARAALLDALEVARLDPSVDEVVLAGNGPSFCSGGDLAEFGSFTDPASAHVARTRHSPALVLDEITARLGRACRAEIHGQVQGSGLEMAGFCGTVSCDADAVLGLPELALGLIPGAGGTVSITRRIGRWRTAYLVLSGHTVDAATALRWGLVDSVV; this is encoded by the coding sequence GTGAACGACCCGGTCGAACTGGCGGGCGGTATCCGCGTCGCCGTCGGAACTCCGTCCGACGAAGCCACCTTCACGCTGACCGAAGACGACGTCGACGACCGCCGGGCCGTCACCGTCGCGTCGGTGCGTGACGCACTCGCCGAGCTGGAGCAGCGGTGCGGCCGCTGGCCGGTGGCGGCCGCCGTCTGCGACGACGTGCTGCGCGCGTTCGACGCCGCCGGTGCCACCTTCACCGGGGTGGTCACCGAGTCACTGGCGTATTCGACGTTGCAGTCGGGTCCGGAGTTCGCGCGCTGGCTTGCCGAGCGTGGACCCGCGCAGGTGCCAAGGACGCCGGATCCGGTTGTCGCGCAACGGGACGGCAACCTTCTCACCATCCGGTTCAACCGCCCGCAGCGACACAACGCGTTCTCCACCGACGCCAGGGCCGCGCTGTTGGACGCGCTCGAGGTGGCCCGGCTCGATCCGTCCGTCGACGAGGTGGTGCTGGCCGGCAACGGCCCGTCGTTCTGCAGCGGCGGCGATCTCGCCGAGTTCGGGTCGTTCACCGATCCGGCCTCCGCCCACGTGGCCCGCACCCGGCACAGCCCGGCGCTGGTGCTCGACGAGATCACCGCACGTCTGGGCCGCGCTTGCCGTGCCGAGATCCACGGTCAGGTGCAGGGCAGCGGCCTGGAGATGGCCGGGTTCTGCGGCACCGTGAGCTGCGACGCCGACGCGGTGCTCGGTCTGCCCGAGCTGGCCCTCGGTCTGATTCCCGGTGCCGGCGGCACGGTCAGCATCACCCGGAGGATAGGGCGTTGGCGCACAGCGTATCTGGTGCTGTCGGGCCACACCGTCGACGCCGCCACCGCACTGCGGTGGGGCCTGGTCGACTCCGTCGTGTGA